Within the Tursiops truncatus isolate mTurTru1 chromosome 19, mTurTru1.mat.Y, whole genome shotgun sequence genome, the region TTTAGATAGTCACTCAAAGTTCCATTATTCTTTTCTCAGAGACCATCCTGGGGCCATTAGAAACCAAGTGTTTCTCAatctggaactttctggaaatctGACACTGCTGTGCTTTCCTCAGGTGTATTTCCCGCCTTTTCTagccacctcccctcccaccgGCTTTAACTAATCGTCAGGCAATATAAATCTGACTAGCACCCAGTGACGTCATACCAGCTTTTTCATTGGATTGGCTATTCTGTCAGAGAGCTGTAGCCATATTCGGCTCCACAGATTTCCTCGTGGCCTTCTTCATTTGCCCCTCAGATACCCTCCCAGCACAGGTCAGGGGTCTGTAGCCGACTTTCCCCAAGAGTTGAGACTTTATTGAGGGGACTAGCTGCGTAGGTCACAGGTCGAGTGTCCTAGCCAGAGACCAAGAGGTTTGCCGCCTTTATTTAAAAGTCCCTCATGCCTCCTCGGTGCTGGCACATGCAAGTGACGTCAGGGGCTCTGCGGCGTCTGATTGGCTTGCTGGGGGACGCACCGTCGAGGTAGAAGACTCCTCTGGCAGTTGCTTCCAGTCCCTTTCTTGGAGTTTGAGGCCGCCTGGCTCCGGCTCTAGATCCTGGGTTCGGGGCTCGGGGTCAAGGGCCGCAGGCCGTGGCAGCCCCCAGCGTGCTCCTCCTGCTGCAGCCGCCGCAGCGGCCGGGCCCAGCGCGGCCTCCAGGGCAGCGCGAGGCCATGGCGGTCGAGGACGAGGCGCGCGGGGTCGGGGCCGGCGGCCGTGCTGCCCAGCAGCAGGTAGTGGGTGGCGGGCCGCAGGCGCAAGCAGCCACAGGCCAGGTCGGCGCGGGGCACCCAGGCGTCCTGGCCGCCGCGGCGCACAGGCCACGCCGGCTGCTTGTATACAGCCAGGACGCGCACGGCCAGCCGCTGCCACGCCGGGCCCGCCGCCTCGGACGCCAGCACCTGCGCACGGAGCACTGCGGGGAGGGGAGATGTCAGGCCTGGGCGGTGGGGAGGCTCCGGGTCCCGTGGGGTCAGTCCTGGTGGGGAGGGGCCCGGGGCCCGGGACCCGAGAGTGGGCTTCCGGGATCGCATCAGTAGGGAGAGACCTTGAACCTTTGAGGGTGAGAGGTCTGGGGGTCTGGCTGTGTGCTGTGAGGAGTGAGATCTTTCTGGGGAGATGGGTCAAAGCAAGGAGAGCGGGGCTTATGGAGCGATAGGTTGGGTCACAGGATTGTGATTGGGAAGGCGGGGGAGGTGGGGGTTACTCTGGAGAGGGAGGCCAGACAGGGCGAGGAACCCAGGGGCCTACCAGGAATATGCCAGATGGGGTGCTTTGGGGGTCATATTAGAAGCAGTGGGTACAGGGATTACTTAAAGGGTTAGAGGTCCCAGGAGGACCCtgcagtgggtggggctgggaacaAGGCCCAAGAGGCAAGTCCAGATCTCTAATGCCAAGGGGTCAGAAGGTATTAGGAGCAGACAGAGCCCTTGGAAAACAGGGGTATTGCCATGGGAGGGATCTGCATTTAGGATTAATTTGGGGGCCAGAAGGAGATCAGTCCTTGGAAGCTGAGGGTCGAGGTCATACTAGTGGTGATTCAGAGACGTGTCCTCTCTGAGGGGGTGAGGTGAGACGTGTTGGGAGCAGGACTCTGGCAGACAAGCTGGGTCTTTGGGGCAGAAGATCcctgtgggaggtggggggagaagcCTCCACCTTTGAAGTTCAAGGACACTAGTGGGCAGATGCTGAGCCTCAGGGAGGAGAGGTCTGGGATCCTATACCATTGAGGGAAGTAACTGGGACTGGGCTGAACTCATTGTCCAAGAGAGCCTGCAGCCACAGGCCCTGGGGTCGGGGGCTGGTGTGGACTGGTGGATTAGGGAACTGTGGGGTGAGTCTGTGGGAGTGGGGCTCCGATATCTCAGACCCTGATAGGAGGCAGGGGGTCTGAGACAGACAAGACGGTGCAAGGATCCCTTGCATTCAACCAGTTGCCCTTTCTCCTTCCATCCTCAGgaggccacctccctccctcaGAGACGTCAGGCTGAAGGAGATCGTGAAACTCTGCAAGGCCAATAACATGGGGAGAGAGGAGACCTAGGACGGTAGGGAGCGCCCCTTCCCCACCGCCCCTTCTGCCCATTGTCTGCTGTCCTGTTAGGTTCTAGATCAGGAAAGGCCCTGTAGAGTCCAACACCCCTTCCCATTtaagctgaggaaactgaaggccaGAGAAGGGGGTGGCTTGCAGCAGATCAGAGCCCCTGCTGGCCCTTTTCCTCCCCAGCACTCACCGTACTCCTGCTGGCAGTACCTCCGAAGGCTCATGTGTACCCTGGTGTCCGAGATATTGCAGTAGTTTTGACACTGAGGGTCTGGGGAGGGTCAGGCTGCAGTGGGCTCCTGAGGCCTGGACTACAGCGTTCTGCCCCTGCCCATCCCCTGCATTTCATCTTGACGGACAGCTGGGGTGCCTGAACCCTTGGGGACTGGGCTTGGTGGAACACCCCTGGATCCCCACCTGGAGGCCCAGTCAGCCCATCCCTGATCCCTCTTGCTGCCAGGGGTTTCTAGGCCAGCCAGTCTTACCCGAGCTGTAAGCATGAGGGGTTGTAGCAAGGGTGGTGGTTGCCTCTGGAATTCCTGTGAAAGAGCAGAGGAGAGACAGGGCCTTAGTGCCTCCCATGCGCAGCCCGCTCCCCCCGAGGAAGCAGGCTTCCAGACCCCAAATGTCTATTCCCCTGAGGCCCAAGAGTGGAAGCACACTTCGCCTTTCTCCCCCAGGACCTGGAGTCCTGGTCCCTGGCCACTTTCTTAAGACTCAGAAGCCCAggtccccagccccttcctccctcagacccaggtaTCCAGGCTCCCACCCTCTTCGTCCCCAAGATGGAGGAGACTGGACTTTCAGTCTTCACCTCCCTAAGGACTCAGAGTCCGGCCTCCACTCTCTAGCTTCCGTCTCCTACGGAGCAGGTCCTCACAACACCTGCCCCCTGGAGATCTGGgatgtctccttcccaccccccttCAGACTTGGGCCCTGTCCCTCAGGACTCACGCTGGCAGGGCATCCTTGGGGAGCGGCTCTGCTGGTAGCCAGGACCGCAGCGGCTGCATGTCAGGCCAGTGACCCCTAACTTGCAGGAGCACTGCCCACTGGTCTGGTTGCAGGTACCACCTGTCGCCCCGATAGGATGGCACTGGCAGGCTACATGAGGAGAGGAGCTGGGGATGTGCAGTGCAGGCTCCCAGCCTCTTCCTCCCCAAGGACTGAGGAGACTGGAATTCCCTGGCCACTCCtcctcagacccaggatccaggcccccggcccctccccccccagacccaggatccaggcccctggcccctcccccccagacccaggatccaggcccccggcccctccccccccagacccaggatccaggcccctggcccctcccccccagacccaggatccaggcccccggcccctcccccctcagacctGCCTGCCTCCTTTCCCTCTAGGCTGGGCTTCAGGCTGCACTCACCCCTGCAGGCCTTGCGGCTGTTGATAGGCTGGCTAGGGTCCCTCCAGAACCCCGGCTGGCAGTAGTGGCAGTGCCGCCCGGCTGTGTGGTGGCGGCACCGCTCACAAACACCCCCACTCCGGCCGCCCGACAGCCTGAACAGCTCAGAGTTGAACCTACAGCGTCGGGCGTGCTGGTTGCAGGAACAGGCTAGGAACAGGATGGAGTAAGGGCACATCAGGCCCGGCTCTCTGTTCCCCTTTCCCAGCTttctccccactgccctcaggaAAGAGACTGCCTGGGGGTCCCTAGGTAAGTGTGGGTCCTAGATGCTCTTCGTTGTCATCCTTAAAATGGGTGCACTGGACTGGAGCTGCATGAGCCCGAGAGGAGTGGTGAATGTGCTGGATGTCTGTGTAAAACCAGGGGGTGTAAAGAAGAGTGGCGGCTCTGGGCCTAGGCTGTGGAATCAGACCCCCGCGTGTAAGTGTCTCACTGTTTCCGTGGGCAAGTGACGACTCCTTTCCGTagctcagtctcctttgctgtaaAATGGCATTTATAGTGTCTACTTCATGATCTTGAAATGCAACCACCTACGTAAACGGTGCTTACTTAACTCCGTACCCGACACAGAGCATGCCCTTGCCCGTTTAGCACATCCACGTGCCAGGCGCCATGTGCTGAGTGCTTGGCATGTTTCCTTCTCACAGCAGCTCTGTGAGACTGGGGCTGTCATCATCCCTATTTTATGGATGTGAGCACTGAGGCAGAGAGGCGAGGTCATCTGCCCAAAGAAACTCAGCTGAGGGGTGGTCAGAGGCAGGATTGCAGCCCAGGCGCCCTCCAGTGCTTCTCATACAGCTCACATGAGGCCCACTTACCATGTACATCTTGCTGGGGAGTGTTGATCGGATTTTCAAAAGCAGCGGCTCTCAAACCTTACCGCTTATCCAGATTACGGGGGAAATGTTTCAAAAGAGCAACACAGATGCCAGGGCCCATCCCAGGGCTTCTGTGGGTCCAGGGGCCTGTATGTCTAGCAAGCATCCCAAAGTGAGATGCCGATGCAGGGAGTTCATGGACCACTCTTTGGAGAGATGAAAGGAGTTTTTGACTCCAAGAGGTTTGAGAGGCCTGTGAGATGCCGATGCGGGGAGTTCATGGACCACTCTTTGGAGATATGTAAGGAGTTTTTGACCCCAAGAGGTTTGAGAGGCCTGGACTGGCAGGGCCCCAAGGAGTAGCGGGAAGGTCAGGGAGCTGGGACAGCTGTGTGTTCTTGGGAAAATGActccccctctctgagcctcagtgtcctcccaTCCAGTGGGGATCTCAGTTCCTCTCTCAAGGGATTTTGTAGGCATTAGGGATGGTAGCACTCTTGAGATTATCAATCAGTAGAGTTGGGCTTTGGATTCTATAAAGCCCACAGCTCCGCCACAGGAGTTAGTCTCATCCTGCCTGCCCAGACCCTTCTCCATCACAACACTGTTGGTCTGTTACCCAGGTTCGGAGGGTCGGCTGCCCAGCTCAGCCTGAGGGGATGTGGTGATCCACAGAGGGACAgcctccccagctcccaggccCTGTCCTCCCCCAGGatggaccccaccccaccctcaggcCACGTGattctcccctccctcactcccctgTAGGGGCATCAGATCTTACTGGTAGGAATGGGCCAACTGGACAGAGGCCTGGGATGATGAGAACAGCGGGTCAAAGGGGACCCAAGTGTGATGAGAACAGAGTGGGGAGCAGAGGACAGCTGGGATGGTCTGTAAGTTAGTCCACTCGACATTGCAGGAAGACGTAGAGGGGGAGAGGGGCAAAGGATGTGcgaggtggagagagagggaggtccAGGAGCGAGAGaatggagggtgtgtgtgtgtgtgtgtgtgtgtgtgtgtgtgtgtgtgtgtgtggtgtgtatctATCCAGGGAGTGGAGTTAGCAAGGCCATGTAACACACTCAGACTCTAGCAAGGCTGCAGGCTGGAGGTGGGATGAGGAGGGCTGTCTCTGAGGAGAGCCGCTGGAGGGATGGGGAAGGGCCCAGACTCAGGCCCAGTCTGGAAGCcctgaggatgggggagggcatTGAGTAGGGCCTGGGGAGCTCTGGTCCAGCTGGAAGGCTGGTGGATGGCCCAGCCTCTCGGAAGACTTCTCTGAGTCCAGTCCCAGCACTGCCCCTTGCTGACAGTGAGACGTAGAGCAAGTGACACGTCCCCTTGGGCCTCACCCTCCTCGTCTGGGCAATGGTAACATTGGCGGAATCAGATAACTCTTCCTCCGTGCCAGGTCCTGTATCAGGCTTTATTCTAAGgactttattttaatgtattgaaTTTTCACTACAGCCTGTAAAGGAAGGGCTGTTACTATCCTCACATTACAGGTGAGCCAATGGAGGCAAAGAGAGGTTTGGTCATTTGTTgggggtcacacagccaggaagcagagaagctgggatttgagcccaggcagtctggctggCTGCTGAGGCCATGCCCGTGTCTGCTGCCCGAGAACATCTAGTGTGACAGCACATAAAGGTGGCTGGCAAGGACAAGCTAAGACCCTTGGGCTTCTGCTCCTGAGCTCAGATCCCAGCCATGTCATTGCGCAAGGGACTTCCCAGCTctagcctcagtctcctcatctgtaaaatgggcctgaTGCAATACCTGCCCTGCACATAGTAGTTGCTGGATAAATATGTGTCTAATGAATAAATCCTTACCCCCTGTGGTTGATTTGATGATTCCGAAAATGTCCAGTTGCCCTGTTTTCCTACAGCCACTCAGTAAATACCACCTGAGCACCTGCGCcaagccaggccctgggctgggagctcaGGAAATGTTATCCATATCACCATCACCGTGATCAAGTGTCGGGGAGACGCTGGAGCCCCCTAATGGGCATGTAAGCAGCTGGAAGTCTGGGGACAGCacaggtggtggggagggagtgggcgGAAGCGAAGAGGGGGACTGGCTGGAGGACAGTATGGGGAGAAGCAAGGGGCATGCAgctctggggagggggagaacaTCCTGCCCCTCAGGGAGAAGGGCCCAGCTGCTGGAGACCTGTGGCCAGCTGGCGGGTCACGGTGGGCCCAGGACTCACGCAGGCAAGGGTGAGGGTGCCGGGGCGTGGCAGGCCGCCAGGGCCAGTCGCGGTGGGATGGGCGGCAGCTCTCACACCCTGGGCCGGTGGTGTggtggcggcagcggcagcggggCGGCCGGTCACGGGCAGCACAGCGGGCTGCGTGGCCATGGCACTGGCAGCGGCCTCTcactcctgctgctgccagccctgcctggccccCGAGCTCCACACGGAGGTGACTGGCCACCACCCTGGCCTTAGGGCCCAGTGGGGCTCGGAAGGTCACTGTCTCGGGGCCTCCCAAGGCCCCCGGCCAGGCGGGTCTGCGCCACAGTGATCTCCAGGGCCCTCCGGTGGCCCAGGCGGCAGACAGGACCAGGGCTGGGGGTCCTGGGGTGCAGAAGCGCAGGCTGACGGACGTCAGGAGGAAGGGGCCACCCAAAGCCAGGGTCAGACTGCCATTGCAGGTGGCCCGGGGGCCGAGATCCGCCCCCGGGGAGGGGATGCAAGCCTGGGGACAGGAGGCAGCCATGCTGGCCAGCTGGGTCACTGGTGGGAGACAGAAGCGGGGGCGGCCCCCTGGATGGTAGCATGGGTCTGCGCTGGCCTGGCTCAGGAGGAGCAAGAGGGCAAAGGTCACTGGCATGGTTCTGGCGGAGGCAAGTACCTGGAGAGGAGACGAGTGTCTGGGCAGGGGGCCTCAGGCCGCCCTCGGGGGTCAGCCTCCAGCCCGCTCCCCAGGCTCCCTGAGGAACCCCAGCattccagccccagccctgccccagacccCTCCCGGCTGCTTCTGAGCGAGGAAAATAGTTCCATCTGGGGAGAATTACTGTTTACATAACCCAAAGGGGAAAGAACGCAAGCAAAATCGAGAATTTTGCCTGAACTAATCCGTAGCTTAACACCCCAGAGCTATCCGTCAGTGTCGAGGGGCAGGGGgccctggggagagggcagggaggggggacagatggggaaacccaAAGAGGGGGCaagggggagaaaggaggagccgggtgggcaggggagggggagttaGAGAAAGATGAAGACTTAGTggcaaagaaatggagaaaggggCCGACAGAGGCACAGACGGCAAAGACAGAGTCGCGGGGGCAGAGGTGAGTGAAGGGCAAGGGCCAGGCAGGGAGAAGGAACTGCGAGGAGAGAGGACGGACACAAGGGGAGACCAGGAGGCAACCAGAGTCCACAGGGTGGGGGGCAACGGGTCCCAGGGAGCCTGGGGGCTGAGACAGACAGGTGGGCAGGGGGCTCAGAGACACCTGTGAAGCAGGAGGAGCACAGGCAGGCCCGCAGGCCTGACCGGGGAGGCGGAAGGGGGCGGAGAGCAGAAGCAGGAGGCCAGGCCCATGGGGATTGGGATCAGAGTGGAGGCCCTTTCCCACGTGGGGCCCTAACCGTGTTCTCCACGCCCAGGGCACGGAGGGGGATTATCACCAAACAACCCAAACAACCAGGCCTCCCTGCCACCCAGCCCTAGCCTCCACCCGCTCTTAACCCTTTCTCACCCAGGTTCAAAGCCCCAAGAGCTGTGCTGAGGGACCCGATGGGGACGGGGATGCCTGGGGGCTGGAAgcctgggctgggagggcagaCCCCTGGTTTCCCCTTGGGGCTCGCGATGGGAGGACCCTGTGCTTGCATTTCTGATaacctctgccctccccaccctccactgcCATCCTAGGCCTCAGGGTCCAGCAATCAGAGCCCCCGCATTCCCCTCCAGTCCTAAGGTCCCCAGAGCAGAAGGGGGAACAGATGTCGGGGGTGGCGGGTACTaaaggaggagaggagacagGGCAGGGCCAGATGCTAGGGCGTCCGCAGGGACCAGCAGTCCAGAGCCGGGGGTGGCAGGATCGAGGATGGACCCGGAGCGGAAATGCGCGCCCACCcaccccaccgccccccaccccgggctggCAGCCCCTGATGAGGAGCCCACTCGGGTCTGGGGGCCTTGGAGCCCTTCTGGGCCCCACTGTCCAGGCCCCTGGCTCTGAAGCTGGACCCGGGTTTGTGCCCCAGCTGGGAGTCGAAGAGGTAGCAGTGGGTGCGGGTGGGTCCCGTTCTCCCAGCCTGATTTCACAGCCCGCAGCGTTCCCACCGCAGTCGCCTGGTGCGGAGGCCGCCTCCCCCGCCCCAGACGACGGGCGTGGCCCTCCGCACCTCCCGAGGAGGAGCCTGGCGCCATTTTGAGCTCTTGTGCCGGGCATTTGCCCCCGATCCCCGGCACCGGCCTTGTTAAGGGGCTCgccccatctcccacctcctctcttgCCTGGGCGGTTCACGGGGTACCGCTTTCTGGCTCCTAGTAGCCCGGGCAACCGGCTGCGTCCCACGGTGTTCCTGGGGGATCCAGACGCCACCGCCTGCCACTGGGGAGCCCAGATGTCCGGCCCCCAGTCCCTGCCCCTCTGGAGACTGTAGCCCACCCTGGCCCCCACTTTAAGGGGCAGAGTCTAGCCGTGTACCCACCAGGTCCAGGGTCAGGCCTCTTGCCTGGGCAGTGTGGGGTTCCACCTGGGACCCAGGCCCTTTCCCCGGCTTCTTTTGCACACACCCCACCCTTCACCCCTGTCGTCGTCCAAACCTGTGCCCTGGAAGAGACTGTCCTCTGCA harbors:
- the NTN5 gene encoding netrin-5 isoform X2, producing the protein MPVTFALLLLLSQASADPCYHPGGRPRFCLPPVTQLASMAASCPQACIPSPGADLGPRATCNGSLTLALGGPFLLTSVSLRFCTPGPPALVLSAAWATGGPWRSLWRRPAWPGALGGPETVTFRAPLGPKARVVASHLRVELGGQAGLAAAGVRGRCQCHGHAARCAARDRPPRCRCRHHTTGPGCESCRPSHRDWPWRPATPRHPHPCLPCSCNQHARRCRFNSELFRLSGGRSGGVCERCRHHTAGRHCHYCQPGFWRDPSQPINSRKACRACQCHPIGATGGTCNQTSGQCSCKLGVTGLTCSRCGPGYQQSRSPRMPCQRIPEATTTLATTPHAYSSVLRAQVLASEAAGPAWQRLAVRVLAVYKQPAWPVRRGGQDAWVPRADLACGCLRLRPATHYLLLGSTAAGPDPARLVLDRHGLALPWRPRWARPLRRLQQEEHAGGCHGLRPLTPSPEPRI
- the NTN5 gene encoding netrin-5 isoform X1 — translated: MPVTFALLLLLSQASADPCYHPGGRPRFCLPPVTQLASMAASCPQACIPSPGADLGPRATCNGSLTLALGGPFLLTSVSLRFCTPGPPALVLSAAWATGGPWRSLWRRPAWPGALGGPETVTFRAPLGPKARVVASHLRVELGGQAGLAAAGVRGRCQCHGHAARCAARDRPPRCRCRHHTTGPGCESCRPSHRDWPWRPATPRHPHPCLPCSCNQHARRCRFNSELFRLSGGRSGGVCERCRHHTAGRHCHYCQPGFWRDPSQPINSRKACRACQCHPIGATGGTCNQTSGQCSCKLGVTGLTCSRCGPGYQQSRSPRMPCQRIPEATTTLATTPHAYSSDPQCQNYCNISDTRVHMSLRRYCQQEYVLRAQVLASEAAGPAWQRLAVRVLAVYKQPAWPVRRGGQDAWVPRADLACGCLRLRPATHYLLLGSTAAGPDPARLVLDRHGLALPWRPRWARPLRRLQQEEHAGGCHGLRPLTPSPEPRI
- the NTN5 gene encoding netrin-5 isoform X3, whose protein sequence is MPVTFALLLLLSQASADPCYHPGGRPRFCLPPVTQLASMAASCPQACIPSPGADLGPRATCNGSLTLALGGPFLLTSVSLRFCTPGPPALVLSAAWATGGPWRSLWRRPAWPGALGGPETVTFRAPLGPKARVVASHLRVELGGQAGLAAAGVRGRCQCHGHAARCAARDRPPRCRCRHHTTGPGCESCRPSHRDWPWRPATPRHPHPCLPCSCNQHARRCRFNSELFRLSGGRSGGVCERCRHHTAGRHCHYCQPGFWRDPSQPINSRKACRACQCHPIGATGGTCNQTSGQCSCKLGVTGLTCSRCGPGYQQSRSPRMPCQRIPEATTTLATTPHAYSSDPQCQNYCNISDTRVHMSLRRYCQQEYEFHDLLQPDVSEGGRWPPEDGRRKGNWLNARDPCTVLSVSDPLPPIRV